One Chloroflexota bacterium genomic window, GCGATACGGTTATCGCATTCCCCAGAATCGCATCACGCACGAGGGCAAATGTCCCAAGTGCGGCGAAACGATTCCGGGAATTTGGAGTTGAGACTACATCATGGCAGACATTGTATTCACGGAGGACTGCAAAGAGGTAATGGGTGAACGCAGCATTGTCGAGTGAATGGGTTTGGCGTACTTTAGCTGAACCAAACCAACGGCAAAGCGGAAGTGACGGCAATATTCACTATCTCAAACCAATCGAAGAATACGGCAATCGCATCTGGCATGTCGTTGTCAATGAGAATGTACACCCCAAACGAATTGTTACCGTTTTCTTTGATCGCCGATTGAAAGGAAAACCATGAGACTCAAGTTGGACAAGCAGAGTGATGCGTTATCCCTACGTCTCGACGAGACAGCCATCGTAGAATCCGAAGAGGTTGAACCAGGTGTGATTCTTGATTTCGATAAAGACGGCAAGGTTATCGGAATCGAAATACTTGGGTTGAGCACGCGCACCAGTCCCGACAAGTTGCGTGCGTTCCAACTTGAAACGGCGTAACAGCACGAATTTCACAGGAGCAGATAACCTTGGACTATTTCTCCCTCTTTCTCACCGTCGCTGGTCTGTGCCTTTTTGAAACGATCAGCAGTATTGATAACGCCATCATCAACGCCGAAGTCCTTTCGACCATGCAGGAAAAGGCGCGCAAGTGGTTTCTCACCTGGGGCTTGCTCATCGCCGTGTTCGC contains:
- a CDS encoding DUF4258 domain-containing protein translates to MNAALSSEWVWRTLAEPNQRQSGSDGNIHYLKPIEEYGNRIWHVVVNENVHPKRIVTVFFDRRLKGKP
- a CDS encoding DUF2283 domain-containing protein, which translates into the protein MRLKLDKQSDALSLRLDETAIVESEEVEPGVILDFDKDGKVIGIEILGLSTRTSPDKLRAFQLETA